A genomic stretch from Natronomonas gomsonensis includes:
- the glmM gene encoding phosphoglucosamine mutase: MQVFGSSGVRGVAGKELTPPFVGQVAAAAGTQLDTESVAIARDTRTTGRLFADAAASALAAIGCDVHRLGIVPTPGAQAYAERTGVPVVVITASHNPPEYNGMKLIGADGVELPQSTLERVEERLLAEDFTLVGYDAIGTHREVDDAPGRYVDALLDRLDSEGLRQRIADTDITVALDPGHGAGCLTSPEFFRELGCRVVTVNAQPDGHFPGRNPEPVAANLADLRRLVGTTDADVGIAHDGDADRAIFVDEHGEHIEGDTALAALAAAELEAGDVTVSAVNVSQRLVDVANDAGADVELTPIGSTYIISRIRELQRENRTVPIAGEGNGGILFPDYRIARDGAYTAARFLALLADRPASAVAQSHGGYANVRANLDYEDEAGRTAMLAAAERHADDADAELTTIDGYRLDYGDAWVLARPSGTEPLVRLYAEAQNQKRATSLLEGVKTEMVEARDGA; encoded by the coding sequence ATGCAGGTGTTCGGGTCGAGTGGTGTCCGTGGCGTCGCAGGCAAGGAATTGACGCCGCCGTTCGTCGGGCAAGTCGCCGCTGCTGCGGGTACCCAGCTCGATACCGAATCGGTCGCCATCGCTCGTGACACACGAACCACCGGTCGACTGTTCGCCGACGCCGCCGCGAGCGCCCTCGCCGCCATCGGCTGTGACGTACACCGCCTCGGAATCGTGCCGACGCCGGGCGCCCAAGCCTACGCCGAACGAACCGGCGTTCCCGTGGTCGTGATTACCGCGAGTCACAACCCACCGGAGTACAACGGCATGAAACTCATCGGGGCCGACGGAGTTGAGTTGCCCCAATCGACGCTGGAGCGAGTCGAGGAGCGCCTCCTCGCGGAGGATTTTACGCTTGTCGGCTACGACGCCATCGGAACCCACCGGGAGGTCGACGACGCTCCCGGTCGCTACGTCGACGCGTTACTCGATAGATTGGACTCCGAGGGACTCCGCCAACGAATCGCCGACACCGACATCACGGTCGCGCTGGACCCCGGACACGGCGCCGGCTGTCTGACGAGCCCCGAGTTCTTCCGGGAACTCGGCTGTCGCGTCGTCACCGTCAACGCCCAACCCGACGGCCACTTCCCCGGCCGGAACCCGGAACCCGTCGCCGCGAACCTCGCGGACCTGCGGCGACTCGTCGGAACGACCGACGCCGACGTCGGCATCGCCCACGACGGCGACGCCGACCGCGCGATATTCGTCGACGAACACGGCGAGCACATCGAGGGCGACACCGCTCTCGCGGCACTCGCCGCCGCCGAGCTGGAAGCCGGCGACGTGACAGTCTCTGCGGTCAACGTCTCTCAGCGACTGGTGGACGTGGCCAACGACGCCGGCGCCGACGTGGAGTTGACTCCAATCGGCAGTACCTACATCATCAGTCGCATCCGAGAGCTTCAACGAGAGAACAGGACGGTCCCGATTGCGGGCGAGGGCAACGGCGGCATCCTCTTTCCGGACTACCGCATCGCCCGCGACGGCGCCTACACCGCCGCGCGCTTCCTCGCGTTGCTCGCCGACCGCCCCGCGAGTGCGGTGGCCCAATCCCACGGCGGCTACGCCAACGTTCGGGCGAACCTCGATTACGAGGACGAGGCCGGCCGCACGGCAATGCTCGCGGCCGCCGAGCGACACGCCGACGACGCCGACGCCGAGTTGACGACCATCGACGGCTACCGCCTCGATTACGGCGACGCATGGGTGTTGGCCCGCCCCAGCGGGACGGAGCCGCTCGTCAGACTGTACGCCGAGGCCCAAAATCAGAAGCGAGCGACGTCGCTACTTGAGGGAGTCAAAACCGAGATGGTCGAGGCGAGAGACGGCGCCTGA
- a CDS encoding helix-turn-helix transcriptional regulator translates to MDELDRDVSAVANVLAKRTPLLTALADGPMDQRGLREELGVSRSTVYKSLKELEDKGLVEQRAGGYGLTGFGRLAWQRHDAYLARLERLTDAERLLNSLPVDRQYPPSLFERGHIVAPGRHAPERPLERMESLAGAAERLRCLSPAGMPRYLEVSHERVVATDQTVTLVIESAALSRLADSYDRFDAAIEQPGLNVRTADEELPFAIMLFDDDVVGLFAYDDGSLLGAAFSSDDDAVQWGRTVFERVHDRSEPVERSTPI, encoded by the coding sequence ATGGACGAACTCGACCGTGACGTATCAGCGGTCGCGAACGTACTCGCCAAGCGAACGCCGCTGTTGACGGCACTCGCTGACGGGCCGATGGACCAGCGAGGACTGCGTGAGGAACTCGGTGTCTCGCGGTCGACGGTGTACAAGTCACTGAAAGAACTCGAAGACAAAGGGCTGGTCGAACAGCGCGCCGGCGGCTACGGTCTCACCGGTTTCGGGCGCCTGGCGTGGCAACGACACGACGCGTATCTTGCTCGACTCGAACGGCTGACCGACGCCGAACGACTCCTGAACAGCCTGCCGGTCGACCGCCAGTACCCGCCGTCGCTGTTCGAACGGGGCCACATCGTCGCGCCGGGGAGACACGCCCCCGAGCGGCCGCTCGAGCGGATGGAATCGCTCGCAGGGGCGGCCGAGCGGCTCCGGTGTCTCTCGCCGGCCGGGATGCCGCGATATCTGGAAGTCTCTCACGAACGGGTCGTGGCGACCGACCAGACGGTGACGCTCGTCATCGAATCGGCTGCACTGTCGCGGTTGGCCGACAGCTACGACCGCTTCGATGCGGCCATCGAACAACCCGGGTTGAACGTCAGAACCGCCGACGAGGAACTCCCGTTTGCAATAATGCTGTTCGACGACGACGTAGTCGGCCTGTTTGCCTACGACGACGGGTCGCTGCTGGGAGCGGCGTTCAGTTCCGACGACGACGCCGTCCAGTGGGGACGGACGGTCTTCGAGCGGGTACACGACCGCTCGGAACCGGTCGAACGCTCGACGCCTATATAA
- a CDS encoding HVO_0234 family beta-propeller protein, with protein MSDEDISIDEKRVYADKKGATTAFVATGVGITRVDISDDIVGEFSLVHRGTATDAASADGRLAVATTEDVLVGTGEEFEPTGFGPADAVGYHDGLLAAGDGRLARYDDGWVTLAELDDVRAMDGEMVAAASGVHRLDGTHVGLTAAHDVTTAGGPLAATETGLYYLANGWMDALDGEFRVTANRADGTAHAATADRLYERTDVEWSAVELPIEGTVADVAYGEATYAVTTDGTFLVNAGDGWRHRSLGLPDVTALAVV; from the coding sequence ATGAGCGACGAGGACATCAGCATCGACGAAAAGCGCGTCTACGCCGACAAGAAAGGGGCCACGACGGCGTTCGTCGCGACCGGCGTCGGCATCACCCGCGTCGACATCTCCGACGATATCGTCGGGGAGTTCTCGCTGGTCCACCGGGGAACGGCGACCGATGCCGCCAGCGCCGACGGCCGCCTCGCGGTCGCGACGACCGAAGACGTTCTCGTGGGGACCGGCGAGGAGTTCGAACCGACCGGGTTCGGCCCCGCCGACGCCGTCGGCTATCACGACGGCCTGCTCGCGGCCGGCGACGGCCGTCTCGCCAGATACGACGACGGCTGGGTGACGCTCGCGGAGTTGGACGACGTGCGAGCGATGGACGGCGAGATGGTCGCCGCGGCCTCCGGTGTCCACCGCCTCGACGGCACACACGTCGGACTGACGGCCGCCCACGACGTGACGACTGCCGGCGGGCCGCTGGCGGCGACCGAAACGGGGCTGTACTACCTCGCTAACGGTTGGATGGACGCCCTCGACGGCGAGTTCCGGGTTACAGCCAATCGAGCCGACGGCACCGCCCACGCCGCCACGGCCGACCGACTCTACGAGCGGACCGACGTGGAGTGGTCGGCCGTCGAGTTACCTATCGAGGGGACCGTCGCCGACGTGGCGTACGGCGAGGCGACCTACGCGGTCACGACGGACGGAACTTTCCTCGTGAACGCGGGCGACGGCTGGCGACATCGCTCGCTCGGATTGCCCGACGTGACCGCGCTCGCCGTGGTCTAA
- a CDS encoding DUF373 family protein, which translates to MLLILCVDLDDDLGRKTDFETPVVGRDSVEAAAVALANADPEDSDVNVCFQGIHLHDAIDDESVEVAVVTGTAKADVSANRKVGEEVDTVLASLSTGEDVRAIVVTDGAQDESVLPVIRSRVPIDGVRRVVVRQAQDLESMYYTFKQVLADPETRGTILIPLGILLLIYPVAIVAEELGLPGSTLGVISALLGLYILFRGLGLEDAIDDTAERLRVGLFSGRVQLITYVVGVALLAVGAASGLETVGELPSPEPLAAASAFVYGSVQWAAAAGVVASLGRITDEYLDDSFRWRYLNAPFYVAAIAIVLHGLSAFFLQLPFAGLPYLAGTLTAGTLVGLASTLAFAVAEQRFPRNRDSDSELIG; encoded by the coding sequence ATGCTGCTCATCCTGTGTGTCGACCTCGACGACGACCTCGGTCGGAAGACCGACTTCGAGACGCCGGTCGTCGGCCGCGACAGCGTCGAGGCCGCCGCCGTCGCCCTCGCCAACGCCGACCCCGAGGACTCCGACGTGAACGTCTGTTTTCAGGGCATTCACCTCCACGACGCCATCGACGACGAATCCGTCGAGGTGGCAGTCGTCACCGGGACGGCGAAGGCGGACGTTTCGGCCAACCGCAAGGTCGGCGAGGAGGTTGACACCGTCCTCGCCTCACTGTCGACCGGCGAAGACGTCCGTGCCATCGTCGTCACCGACGGCGCCCAAGACGAGTCCGTCCTGCCGGTCATCCGCTCTCGCGTCCCCATCGACGGCGTCCGCCGCGTCGTCGTCCGGCAGGCACAGGACCTCGAATCGATGTACTACACGTTCAAGCAGGTACTCGCCGACCCCGAGACCCGCGGAACCATCCTCATCCCGCTCGGCATCCTGTTGCTCATCTACCCGGTCGCCATCGTCGCCGAGGAGTTGGGTCTGCCGGGGTCGACACTCGGGGTCATCTCCGCGCTGTTGGGACTGTACATCCTCTTTCGCGGCCTCGGCTTGGAGGACGCCATCGACGACACCGCCGAGCGACTCCGCGTCGGCCTCTTTTCGGGACGCGTCCAACTCATCACGTACGTCGTCGGGGTCGCCCTGCTCGCCGTCGGCGCGGCGTCCGGACTGGAGACCGTCGGCGAGTTGCCGTCGCCGGAACCGCTGGCGGCCGCCTCGGCGTTCGTCTACGGGTCGGTCCAGTGGGCCGCCGCCGCGGGTGTCGTCGCCTCGCTCGGCCGCATCACCGACGAGTACCTCGACGACAGTTTCCGGTGGCGGTACCTCAACGCCCCGTTCTACGTGGCCGCAATCGCCATCGTCCTCCACGGCCTGAGTGCGTTCTTCCTCCAGTTGCCGTTCGCCGGCCTCCCGTATCTCGCGGGGACGCTCACCGCGGGGACGCTCGTCGGACTCGCCAGCACGCTCGCCTTCGCCGTCGCCGAACAGCGGTTCCCGCGGAACCGCGATTCGGACTCGGAACTCATCGGTTAG
- a CDS encoding DUF6517 family protein translates to MRPTRRELLAGAGAGVAGGLAGCTGVLDGGVTAFGATGVGLSTSVQEETGYTHHRTIEDVISREFERFGLSRTVEVTNIVSEYDRAIELGFLGTRIQAAVFATLSTPQVSVFGRSFNPIAEMSAEEIAALVQDRYDNVGGLKLDGELEAAVTGETTTVTRFAGQARLVELGQGVDIYLYVSDAVEVGEDFVVTLAAHPQAFGERLDTVRTLLAGVERRAEP, encoded by the coding sequence ATGCGACCGACGCGACGCGAACTGTTGGCCGGCGCCGGTGCGGGAGTTGCCGGCGGGCTCGCAGGCTGTACGGGCGTTCTCGACGGCGGCGTCACCGCGTTCGGAGCGACGGGCGTCGGCCTCTCGACGAGCGTCCAAGAGGAGACCGGCTACACCCACCACAGAACGATTGAAGACGTTATTTCCCGGGAGTTCGAGCGGTTCGGACTCTCCCGAACCGTCGAGGTGACGAACATCGTCTCGGAGTACGACCGCGCCATCGAACTCGGGTTCCTCGGAACGCGCATTCAAGCGGCGGTGTTCGCGACGCTTTCGACGCCACAGGTGAGCGTTTTCGGCCGGTCGTTCAACCCCATCGCCGAGATGTCGGCCGAAGAAATCGCCGCGTTAGTTCAGGACCGCTACGACAACGTCGGCGGCCTCAAACTCGACGGCGAACTCGAAGCGGCAGTGACCGGCGAGACGACGACCGTCACGCGCTTTGCCGGACAGGCCCGCCTCGTCGAGTTGGGCCAGGGCGTCGACATCTACCTCTACGTCAGCGACGCGGTCGAGGTCGGCGAGGACTTCGTCGTGACGCTTGCGGCCCACCCCCAGGCGTTCGGCGAGCGACTCGACACCGTCCGAACGCTACTCGCCGGGGTCGAACGCCGCGCGGAACCGTAG
- a CDS encoding MFS transporter has protein sequence MQNRRGLAVVFLVVFVDLAGFGIVIPILPYFARSFGASELVIGLLAATYSLMQFGFAPLLGALSDRYGRRLVMVMSLAGAVLAWTIFGFATGLATLFVARGLAGAMGGNIAAAQASVADLTTPEERPKALGYLGAAFGFGFIFGPVIGAALAFEETVAVVDGIAPAFVPVSPFSLPAFGAATASLLALLLAATLLPATKGETERESQLDALRNALAAPGLRGLLGAFFLVSFAFSGVQIMFIPYVADIYGYTESQAALLFAYIGVLAVVVQGGLIGPLTSRYGDAPLTVFGAGCLAVSLVGIPAAPAIGRLLPDATGVVGFLTPQLLGLLVVLAALSLGNGVLSVTLTALVSKGAGSRQGSAFGLTQGAGSLARTIGPVVMGGLYTAVAYWAPFVLGFLLLLPVVVYAVGLPSVAPERPADPGHVR, from the coding sequence GTGCAGAACCGCCGTGGCCTCGCCGTCGTCTTCCTCGTCGTCTTCGTCGACCTCGCGGGGTTCGGCATCGTCATCCCCATCCTCCCGTACTTCGCGCGGTCGTTCGGCGCCTCCGAGTTGGTCATCGGCCTGCTCGCGGCCACCTACTCGCTCATGCAGTTCGGCTTTGCACCCCTTCTCGGGGCGCTGTCGGACCGCTACGGCCGCCGACTCGTGATGGTGATGTCGCTGGCCGGGGCAGTCCTCGCGTGGACCATCTTCGGCTTCGCGACCGGACTGGCGACGCTGTTCGTCGCCCGGGGACTCGCCGGTGCGATGGGCGGCAACATCGCCGCCGCCCAAGCCTCCGTGGCGGACCTCACGACGCCCGAGGAGCGACCGAAAGCCCTCGGCTACCTCGGCGCGGCGTTCGGTTTCGGGTTCATCTTCGGACCGGTCATCGGTGCGGCGCTGGCCTTCGAGGAAACTGTCGCCGTCGTCGACGGTATCGCTCCTGCCTTCGTTCCCGTCTCACCGTTTTCGCTGCCGGCGTTCGGCGCCGCCACCGCGAGTCTGCTCGCGCTCCTGTTGGCCGCCACCCTGTTGCCGGCCACGAAGGGCGAAACCGAACGGGAGTCCCAACTCGACGCCCTCCGGAACGCCTTGGCCGCTCCCGGCCTCCGCGGACTGCTCGGAGCGTTCTTTCTCGTCTCGTTTGCCTTCTCCGGCGTCCAAATCATGTTCATCCCCTACGTCGCCGACATCTACGGCTACACCGAGAGTCAGGCGGCGCTGCTTTTCGCCTACATCGGCGTCCTCGCCGTCGTCGTCCAAGGCGGCCTCATCGGCCCGCTGACGAGTCGGTACGGCGATGCGCCGCTGACCGTCTTCGGAGCCGGCTGTCTCGCCGTCTCCTTGGTGGGGATTCCGGCGGCACCGGCTATCGGACGGCTCCTCCCGGACGCGACCGGAGTCGTCGGCTTTCTCACGCCGCAGTTGCTCGGCCTACTCGTCGTTCTCGCGGCGCTATCGCTGGGCAACGGCGTGTTGAGCGTCACGCTGACCGCGCTGGTCTCGAAGGGGGCCGGGTCGCGTCAGGGGTCGGCGTTCGGCCTGACACAGGGCGCCGGCAGTCTCGCACGCACCATCGGTCCCGTCGTGATGGGCGGACTGTACACCGCCGTCGCCTACTGGGCGCCGTTCGTCCTCGGGTTCTTGCTGTTGCTTCCGGTCGTCGTCTACGCCGTCGGTCTGCCCTCTGTCGCTCCCGAGCGGCCGGCCGACCCCGGCCACGTCCGATAG